From the Thermoanaerobaculia bacterium genome, one window contains:
- a CDS encoding CRTAC1 family protein, with amino-acid sequence MQRPEIHCGDDSAIAGRRNSALALRTAAGWAFLLIAVNAGAAAQPFRDVAHERGLDFVHSDFRTGEKFYVESAESGGGFVDFDGDGDADVLLLQGAAAPVAPGARMPAAQAPRSRKLFENRDGRFVDVTERSGVAGSGFGMGVCVGDVDADGRVDILVTEYAALLLFRNLGGGRFEEIAARAGLEDRRWNSGCAFGDVDGDGDHDLYVARYVDFSFDRNPWCGDRARGVRAYCRPDAFSGVADSLYINDGKGRFVDESRRRGIAAGADEKGFGVLMQDLDGDFDLDIFVANDGTPSRHYVNRGDGFFADEALLLGTAVSNMGAAQAGMGLAAGDVDGDGTVELVKTNYSTEPNNLYRKIAPGLWEDEGRRRGVAEASWPHVGWGVELFDADNDGDLDLAVANGHAVDNIEIFEAGLAYAQPNQLFANDGSGRFTDLGASAGPGFAERAVSRGLASADVDGDGRVDLLITRTNGPTQLLRNETAQPGHWLGLRLVDRRGSAVVLGARVEVQAGGRTLLRHTRSGGSFLSQSALDLHVGLGGWSGPVTVAIRWPDGATQTQSLTTLDRLHVVVQTSAAKAR; translated from the coding sequence GTGCAACGACCGGAGATCCACTGCGGAGACGATAGCGCGATCGCGGGACGGCGGAACTCCGCCCTGGCTCTTCGGACGGCGGCGGGGTGGGCTTTCCTGCTCATCGCGGTCAACGCGGGCGCCGCGGCGCAGCCGTTTCGCGACGTCGCCCACGAGCGCGGGCTCGACTTCGTCCATTCCGACTTCCGCACCGGCGAGAAGTTCTACGTCGAGAGCGCCGAGAGCGGTGGCGGTTTCGTCGACTTCGACGGCGACGGCGACGCGGACGTGCTGCTGCTTCAAGGTGCCGCCGCGCCCGTCGCCCCGGGTGCCAGGATGCCGGCCGCGCAAGCGCCGCGCTCCCGCAAGTTGTTCGAGAACCGCGACGGCCGCTTCGTCGACGTCACGGAGCGCTCCGGCGTCGCGGGGAGCGGCTTCGGGATGGGAGTCTGCGTCGGAGACGTCGATGCCGACGGCCGGGTCGACATCCTGGTCACCGAGTACGCAGCGCTGCTGCTCTTCCGCAACCTGGGCGGGGGACGGTTCGAGGAGATTGCCGCGCGCGCCGGTCTCGAGGACCGGCGCTGGAACAGCGGCTGCGCCTTCGGCGACGTCGATGGCGACGGCGATCACGACCTCTATGTGGCGCGCTACGTCGATTTCAGTTTCGACCGCAACCCCTGGTGCGGCGACCGCGCGCGCGGGGTGCGTGCTTACTGCCGGCCGGACGCTTTCTCCGGCGTCGCCGATTCGCTCTACATCAACGACGGCAAGGGCCGTTTCGTGGATGAGAGCCGCCGCCGGGGCATCGCTGCCGGAGCGGACGAGAAGGGCTTCGGCGTCCTGATGCAGGATCTGGACGGTGATTTCGATCTCGATATCTTCGTCGCCAACGACGGCACGCCGAGCCGGCACTACGTCAACCGGGGCGACGGTTTTTTCGCCGACGAAGCGCTGCTCCTCGGTACCGCCGTGTCGAACATGGGTGCGGCGCAGGCCGGAATGGGTCTCGCGGCGGGGGACGTCGACGGCGACGGCACGGTGGAGCTCGTCAAGACGAACTACTCGACCGAACCGAACAACCTCTATCGAAAGATTGCTCCCGGGCTCTGGGAGGACGAGGGCAGGCGGCGCGGCGTCGCCGAGGCCTCGTGGCCCCATGTCGGATGGGGTGTCGAGCTCTTCGACGCCGACAACGACGGCGACCTCGACCTTGCCGTGGCCAACGGGCACGCCGTCGACAACATCGAGATCTTCGAAGCCGGGCTCGCGTATGCCCAGCCCAATCAGCTCTTTGCCAACGACGGCAGCGGCCGGTTCACCGACCTGGGTGCCTCCGCGGGGCCGGGCTTCGCGGAGCGCGCGGTGAGCCGCGGGCTGGCGAGCGCCGACGTCGATGGTGACGGGCGCGTCGATCTGCTCATCACCCGTACCAACGGGCCCACCCAGTTGCTGCGCAACGAAACCGCGCAGCCGGGTCACTGGCTCGGACTGAGGCTCGTCGACCGGCGCGGCTCCGCGGTCGTGCTGGGTGCCCGCGTCGAGGTCCAGGCCGGCGGACGGACGTTGCTGCGCCACACCCGCAGCGGCGGGAGCTTCCTCTCGCAGTCGGCGCTCGACCTGCATGTCGGACTCGGCGGCTGGAGCGGGCCGGTGACGGTCGCGATCCGCTGGCCCGACGGCGCAACCCAGACGCAGAGCCTGACGACCCTCGATCGCCTGCATGTCGTGGTCCAGACTAGCGCGGCGAAGGCGCGCTGA
- a CDS encoding CRTAC1 family protein, whose protein sequence is MAARLETAARRLESTSPVFRVTALRDELAATPWPEEGRQRLAFALNLARTELYAGNPRAAAEAVEKLLDEGAAELPAEGRRLALRVAATARLRQAEIENCIGGHGPESCLFPLQGGGVHQRRAATLAARAHLEAWLAQSPDDATARWLLNITAMALGEWPAGVPEALRIPAEIAGSGSSESPFPRFRDVAMSAGLTESSLAGGVAAEDFDGDGLLDLVVSAWGPRDPLRLFAADGHGGFADRSEHAGFAGLVGGLNLNHADYDNDGDADLLILRGGWLTRDGSLPSSLLENDGSGRFSDVTEAAGLLFAAPTQTGAWADYDLDGDLDLFVGFESTPGDPHPCRLYRNRGDGHFDDVAREAGLDVVGYVKAAIWGDVDNDGRPDLFLSRFGEANLLFRNLGNEDGRAVAGARFADITAHAGVAEPRFSFPALFFDADDDGDLDLFVAGFTRDFFGESLDDVLASWLGEASTPELLPKFYRNRGDGTFEDRSQAAGLDRPILAMAANVADLDGDGRLDLYLGTGAPDFAALLPNVLLHNRADGRLVQAQNAAGVGHLQKGHGIAIADFDQDGDEDIYAVLGGAWPGDTYYDALFESSASPAAWVGLELSGSTANRAAIGARIELDLETPIGPRQIFRWVQTGGSFGSSSLRRTIALGEATAIRRLVVRWPGGGEESFPRPELARSYGLIEGSGAVAPLARGPFRLGTAGRHEHLPH, encoded by the coding sequence ATGGCCGCCCGGCTCGAGACAGCCGCGCGCCGCCTCGAAAGCACTTCGCCCGTCTTTCGCGTCACCGCTCTGCGCGACGAGCTCGCGGCGACGCCCTGGCCGGAGGAAGGCCGTCAGCGTCTCGCTTTCGCCCTCAACCTGGCGCGTACGGAGCTCTACGCCGGAAATCCGCGCGCCGCAGCCGAGGCGGTCGAGAAGCTCCTCGACGAGGGCGCGGCCGAGCTTCCAGCCGAAGGCCGGCGGCTGGCGCTGCGGGTCGCCGCCACCGCCCGCCTCCGCCAGGCCGAAATCGAGAATTGCATCGGCGGTCACGGGCCGGAGAGCTGTCTCTTTCCGCTCCAGGGCGGGGGCGTCCATCAGCGGCGAGCGGCGACCCTTGCAGCGCGTGCGCACCTCGAGGCCTGGCTCGCCCAATCGCCCGACGACGCCACGGCGCGCTGGCTGCTGAATATCACCGCGATGGCGCTCGGCGAGTGGCCCGCGGGCGTACCCGAAGCGCTGCGCATTCCGGCGGAGATCGCCGGATCCGGGAGCTCCGAGAGTCCATTCCCGCGCTTTCGCGACGTCGCCATGAGCGCCGGCCTGACCGAAAGCTCGCTCGCCGGCGGTGTCGCCGCCGAAGACTTCGACGGCGACGGGCTGCTCGATCTCGTCGTCTCCGCCTGGGGACCGCGCGACCCACTCCGCCTCTTCGCCGCCGACGGGCACGGTGGCTTCGCCGACCGTTCCGAGCACGCCGGCTTCGCTGGCCTGGTCGGCGGCCTCAATCTGAACCACGCTGACTACGACAACGACGGCGACGCCGACCTGCTGATCCTGCGCGGCGGCTGGCTCACTCGCGACGGCAGCCTCCCCTCTTCGCTGCTCGAGAACGACGGTTCCGGGCGCTTCTCCGATGTCACCGAGGCCGCCGGGCTGCTCTTCGCGGCGCCGACCCAGACGGGGGCCTGGGCGGACTACGACCTCGACGGCGACCTCGACCTCTTCGTCGGCTTCGAGTCGACGCCCGGCGACCCCCATCCCTGCCGTCTCTATCGCAACCGCGGCGACGGGCACTTCGACGACGTGGCGCGCGAGGCCGGGCTGGACGTCGTCGGCTACGTCAAGGCCGCCATCTGGGGGGACGTCGACAACGACGGCCGCCCCGATCTCTTCCTGTCGCGTTTCGGCGAAGCCAATCTGCTCTTTCGCAACCTGGGGAATGAGGACGGCCGGGCGGTCGCCGGTGCGCGCTTTGCCGACATCACGGCGCACGCCGGTGTCGCCGAGCCCCGCTTCTCGTTCCCGGCGCTCTTCTTCGACGCCGACGACGACGGCGACCTCGACCTCTTCGTGGCCGGTTTCACGCGCGACTTCTTCGGCGAGTCCCTGGACGACGTCCTCGCCTCCTGGCTGGGCGAGGCCTCGACCCCCGAGCTCCTGCCGAAGTTCTACCGCAACCGCGGCGACGGCACGTTCGAAGACCGCTCCCAAGCGGCCGGGCTCGACCGCCCGATCCTCGCCATGGCGGCCAACGTCGCCGACCTCGACGGCGACGGGCGCCTCGACCTCTACCTGGGCACCGGGGCGCCGGACTTCGCCGCGCTGCTACCCAACGTTCTGCTGCACAATCGCGCCGACGGCCGGCTGGTGCAGGCGCAGAATGCGGCGGGGGTGGGACATCTGCAGAAGGGACACGGCATCGCCATCGCCGATTTCGACCAGGACGGCGACGAGGACATCTACGCCGTGCTCGGCGGCGCCTGGCCCGGGGACACCTACTACGACGCGCTGTTCGAGAGCTCGGCGTCGCCGGCCGCGTGGGTCGGCCTCGAGCTTTCGGGCAGCACTGCGAACCGGGCCGCGATCGGCGCCCGGATCGAGCTCGATCTCGAAACTCCGATCGGTCCGCGGCAGATCTTTCGCTGGGTGCAGACCGGCGGCAGTTTCGGCTCCTCGTCCTTGCGGCGGACGATTGCACTGGGCGAGGCCACGGCGATCCGGCGTCTCGTCGTGCGCTGGCCGGGCGGAGGCGAGGAGAGCTTCCCGCGGCCCGAGCTCGCGCGGAGCTACGGCTTGATCGAAGGGTCCGGTGCTGTGGCACCGCTGGCGCGCGGTCCATTCCGGCTCGGCACCGCCGGGCGCCACGAGCACCTGCCTCACTGA
- a CDS encoding peptidylprolyl isomerase, whose amino-acid sequence MKRVVVAGLSLGLLAACHQPGQPGPPPFPEGVLARWEGGELVVEAVDARFGKPADPAAGEDPIQIRRMVESLVEERLLEANGELELATRDSGFAELLRDRLRDRRATAWLAGHNAEFEVRPSEIAARFERERARHRRPERRTFRHLLVAPGAGESLEDACRRAEELRRTAVAGESFEQLVRAHSSSESRAQGGQIGPLSAEALRKGPREVLFGLEPGVVSPPVPTPAGCQLFLVTSIEPASAPDLNLAAPELAREIADERRREWYRSLVRAELARLGKPVRALEGIQDPLPPDVLLLELDGERVTGKEALAGRAAGESISDAAWRRVGLTLLARAYGESGPEAVARLEATTRHDLALERAREARLRKALEAVDPETLRAFHAGAVERFRTEPEVELTLASWPVAAGVDPLQVQERVLGHVEALRSRRDRELVGAGARFVSLPRGAVREIVTRQPALARLALETLAEGEVFGPYQAGRALHLVRVDAFAPARDRGFAESSEEVRRAWLGEHREELVAASRRELFLAYRVEFAPQEAFESYRQVLVSRLVAAPPAPAPTAGE is encoded by the coding sequence GTGAAACGAGTCGTCGTCGCCGGATTGTCTTTGGGACTCCTCGCCGCCTGCCACCAACCCGGGCAACCCGGGCCGCCGCCGTTTCCTGAAGGGGTGCTCGCCCGCTGGGAGGGTGGAGAGCTCGTCGTCGAGGCGGTCGATGCGCGCTTCGGCAAGCCGGCCGATCCGGCGGCGGGCGAGGATCCGATCCAGATCCGGCGCATGGTGGAGAGCCTCGTCGAAGAGCGCCTGCTCGAAGCGAACGGTGAGCTCGAGCTCGCCACGCGCGACTCCGGTTTCGCGGAGCTGCTGCGCGACCGCCTGCGCGACCGCCGCGCCACCGCCTGGCTCGCCGGGCACAACGCCGAGTTCGAGGTCCGCCCGTCCGAGATCGCGGCGCGCTTCGAGCGCGAAAGGGCGCGTCACCGTCGTCCGGAGCGCCGGACCTTTCGCCACTTGCTGGTAGCCCCCGGGGCCGGGGAAAGCCTCGAGGACGCTTGCCGCCGCGCCGAGGAGCTCCGCCGGACGGCGGTCGCCGGGGAGAGCTTCGAGCAGCTCGTGCGTGCCCACTCCTCTTCGGAGTCGCGCGCCCAGGGAGGCCAGATCGGACCGCTTTCCGCCGAGGCTTTGCGCAAGGGACCCAGAGAGGTTCTCTTCGGGCTCGAGCCAGGTGTCGTGAGCCCCCCGGTTCCGACTCCGGCCGGCTGCCAGCTCTTTCTGGTGACCTCGATCGAGCCGGCCTCGGCGCCGGATCTCAACCTGGCTGCGCCGGAGCTGGCGCGCGAGATCGCCGACGAGCGACGGCGCGAGTGGTACCGCAGTCTGGTGCGGGCAGAGCTGGCGCGCCTCGGCAAGCCGGTTCGGGCGCTCGAGGGGATCCAGGATCCGCTGCCGCCCGACGTGCTGCTGCTCGAGCTCGACGGCGAACGCGTGACGGGCAAAGAGGCGCTCGCTGGTCGTGCCGCCGGCGAGTCGATCTCCGACGCCGCCTGGCGCCGCGTCGGCCTTACCCTCCTGGCGCGCGCCTACGGCGAAAGCGGGCCCGAGGCTGTGGCGCGGCTCGAGGCGACGACGCGGCACGACCTGGCTCTCGAGAGGGCGCGCGAGGCACGGCTGCGCAAGGCGCTCGAGGCCGTCGACCCGGAGACGCTCCGTGCCTTTCACGCCGGCGCCGTCGAGCGGTTCCGCACCGAACCGGAGGTCGAGTTGACCCTCGCCTCCTGGCCGGTTGCCGCCGGAGTCGATCCGCTGCAGGTCCAGGAGCGAGTGCTCGGCCACGTCGAGGCCCTGCGCTCGCGGCGCGATCGCGAGCTCGTCGGCGCGGGCGCCCGGTTCGTATCGTTGCCGCGCGGCGCCGTGCGCGAGATCGTGACGCGGCAGCCCGCCCTGGCGCGTCTGGCGCTCGAGACCCTCGCCGAAGGCGAGGTCTTCGGTCCCTATCAGGCCGGCCGCGCGCTGCACCTCGTGCGAGTCGACGCCTTCGCTCCGGCGCGCGACCGCGGCTTCGCCGAGAGCTCCGAGGAGGTGCGCCGCGCCTGGCTCGGTGAGCATCGCGAGGAGCTGGTCGCCGCTTCGCGCCGCGAGCTCTTCCTGGCCTACAGGGTGGAGTTCGCTCCGCAGGAGGCCTTCGAGAGCTACCGCCAGGTGTTGGTGAGTCGTCTGGTTGCGGCGCCGCCGGCTCCGGCGCCCACCGCCGGAGAGTGA
- a CDS encoding sulfatase-like hydrolase/transferase, with amino-acid sequence MKDRRRGSRAAALLLGVGALAGLGAGCGRPRPDVLIVTLDTVRADRFGITGDAQAHTPNLDDLGRHGFLFAEHLTPAPITLPAHASIFTGLYPPAHGARDNGLFALLPDQLTIAELFEEAGYRTSAFIGSFPVSAKFGLNQGFAVFDDDLPQEGPGGPGVYFPERPAAAVIGRAIAHLRELPEAGPRFTWIHLFDAHQPLLPKAPWDVRFAADPYRGEIAGLDEQLGRLFTFLRESGRFDRTLVVVTADHGEAQGEHGELTHGVLLHQPTLHVPLILHGPGVPVGRTTEWTISTQLFATVTELAGLEPPADARRGTSLVPLLASGGVRPAGWPRFEAYFETLAPRTSQGWSQLTAWMEGSWRLVHGPAPHLFDLAVDAAEIDDRFAAEPQKTAALLRDLSGFLAAQEQAAPARAAQALDVETRAKLQALGYLAAGGGDIQQLSDMLDVAGLPDPYRLVVDISAFSEAKGAMAQKDWSRAEALWRQVLSRSPANSQAIRGVAIIAAMRGDLAGACRELELALQRVPEDLEARQLLGQLRIEGGAMEEGLAELRKIAEPSAGALAWIGRVEAQLGRTAAAETAYVQGLEREPGNVWLRLYRANLHARRNDRDAEELYRELLADSPYFALGWYNLALLQQTRGEGAGALRSAERAARLAPAHEPSRRLVEALLSGKGKSG; translated from the coding sequence GTGAAGGACCGACGACGCGGCTCCCGGGCGGCTGCGCTCCTGCTCGGTGTCGGAGCGCTCGCCGGTCTCGGCGCCGGCTGTGGCCGGCCGCGCCCCGACGTCCTCATCGTCACTCTCGACACGGTGCGCGCCGATCGCTTCGGCATCACCGGCGACGCGCAGGCGCACACGCCGAATCTCGACGACCTCGGGCGGCACGGTTTCCTTTTCGCGGAGCATCTGACGCCGGCACCGATCACCCTGCCGGCGCACGCCTCGATCTTCACCGGGCTCTATCCGCCGGCGCACGGCGCGCGCGACAATGGGCTCTTCGCCCTCCTCCCCGACCAGCTCACGATCGCCGAGCTTTTCGAAGAGGCCGGCTACCGCACCAGCGCCTTCATCGGATCCTTTCCGGTCTCGGCGAAGTTCGGCCTGAACCAGGGCTTCGCGGTTTTCGACGACGACCTGCCGCAGGAGGGGCCGGGTGGGCCGGGGGTCTACTTCCCCGAGCGTCCGGCAGCGGCGGTCATCGGCCGCGCCATCGCCCATCTTCGCGAGCTGCCGGAGGCGGGCCCGCGCTTCACCTGGATCCATCTTTTCGATGCCCATCAGCCGCTGCTGCCGAAGGCGCCGTGGGACGTGCGCTTCGCCGCCGATCCGTATCGCGGCGAGATCGCCGGCCTCGACGAGCAGCTCGGCCGGCTGTTCACCTTCTTGCGCGAGTCCGGCCGCTTCGACCGCACCCTCGTCGTCGTCACCGCCGACCATGGCGAGGCGCAAGGGGAGCACGGCGAGCTGACGCACGGGGTCCTCCTCCACCAGCCGACGCTGCATGTGCCGCTGATCCTCCACGGACCCGGCGTGCCGGTGGGCCGCACGACCGAGTGGACGATCTCGACGCAGCTCTTCGCGACCGTCACCGAGCTCGCCGGCCTCGAGCCGCCGGCCGATGCGCGCCGCGGCACGAGCCTCGTTCCGCTCCTCGCCTCGGGCGGCGTCCGTCCAGCAGGCTGGCCCCGTTTCGAGGCCTACTTCGAGACCCTGGCGCCGCGGACCTCCCAGGGTTGGTCGCAGCTCACCGCCTGGATGGAAGGCTCCTGGCGGCTGGTGCACGGCCCGGCACCGCACCTCTTCGATCTCGCCGTCGATGCCGCCGAGATCGACGACCGTTTCGCCGCCGAGCCGCAGAAGACGGCGGCACTGCTCCGGGACCTCTCCGGCTTCCTCGCAGCGCAGGAGCAGGCCGCACCTGCCCGCGCCGCGCAGGCGCTCGACGTCGAGACCCGCGCCAAGCTCCAGGCGCTGGGCTATCTCGCGGCCGGCGGCGGCGACATCCAGCAGCTCTCCGACATGCTCGACGTCGCGGGGCTCCCGGATCCATACCGGCTGGTCGTCGACATCTCGGCCTTTTCCGAGGCCAAGGGTGCGATGGCACAGAAGGACTGGAGCCGCGCCGAGGCGCTCTGGCGGCAGGTGCTGTCGCGTTCGCCGGCGAACTCCCAGGCAATCCGCGGCGTGGCGATCATCGCCGCGATGCGCGGCGACCTGGCGGGCGCCTGCCGGGAGCTCGAACTGGCCCTGCAGCGTGTGCCCGAAGACCTCGAGGCGCGACAACTCCTCGGGCAACTGCGGATCGAAGGCGGTGCGATGGAAGAGGGTCTGGCCGAGCTGCGCAAGATTGCCGAGCCTTCGGCCGGCGCTCTGGCCTGGATCGGTCGGGTCGAGGCGCAGCTGGGTCGCACGGCGGCGGCCGAGACGGCTTACGTTCAGGGTCTCGAGCGCGAGCCCGGAAACGTCTGGTTGCGCCTCTACCGCGCCAACCTCCACGCTCGACGCAACGACCGAGACGCCGAGGAGCTGTACCGCGAGCTGCTCGCGGATTCACCCTACTTCGCGCTCGGCTGGTACAACCTGGCACTGCTGCAGCAGACTCGGGGCGAGGGCGCCGGTGCGCTGCGCTCGGCCGAGCGGGCGGCGCGGCTCGCGCCGGCGCATGAGCCGAGCCGGAGGCTGGTCGAGGCGCTGCTTTCCGGGAAGGGGAAGAGCGGGTGA
- a CDS encoding peptidylprolyl isomerase — MNFVQLLTTATVLARLAGAEVALDDAVREERYRGRDEAQFRAVKGLDGERGRLDVLRRCALRRAIGQPGDDPALEARAEAFRRDDFLGRWAARGYDLPIATPAGEAVRAELERSLPDLPERWRLSHIFLAAATEEERSAAVERLAALCPTLRTLEEFGRQARSISQSESARRNGRLGVVKPGFLRPEAEVVIRALPLGQVSAPVVTGPGVHLFWVEEHFPAGRGLTDKDVERELARRRAAAVADNRRQALARAPRAELGQPASDGLPAYLRIGETTMPGELVRAVVASADPPERLSAWIESERLWHLARLERRLSLEEQRRGDDVAADLRLRSRIERAAESRIVDPTEEEIAARFSANPARYRRPEQMAVRFLRLAIPRDRDPFAEERRLEAEIVASRETGGGLEAVAAARALSAAALSVVDLRPLIEVAGELGPQVFEQVKDLAPGALSAPIHDAFDWVVVEVTAREAARPLAAAEAAPEVRAAIRAERRRAGLAARATELLAGFELTDAGRQWVAEGVR, encoded by the coding sequence ATGAACTTCGTCCAACTTCTCACCACCGCGACTGTCCTCGCCCGCCTCGCCGGTGCCGAGGTCGCGCTCGACGACGCCGTCCGCGAAGAGCGCTACCGCGGGCGCGACGAGGCGCAGTTCCGCGCCGTGAAGGGGCTCGATGGCGAGCGCGGCCGGCTCGACGTCCTGCGCCGCTGCGCCCTGCGCCGGGCTATCGGCCAGCCCGGGGACGACCCCGCCCTCGAGGCCCGGGCCGAGGCCTTTCGCCGCGACGACTTTCTTGGGCGCTGGGCGGCGCGCGGCTATGACCTGCCGATCGCGACGCCGGCCGGGGAGGCCGTGCGCGCCGAGCTCGAGCGCTCCCTGCCCGATCTGCCGGAGCGCTGGCGGCTGTCGCACATCTTCCTCGCCGCAGCGACCGAGGAAGAGCGTTCGGCGGCAGTCGAACGGCTCGCGGCCCTCTGCCCGACACTGCGCACGCTCGAGGAGTTCGGGCGCCAGGCTCGGTCGATCTCGCAGTCGGAGTCGGCCCGCCGCAACGGGCGGCTCGGGGTCGTCAAGCCGGGATTCCTGCGCCCCGAGGCCGAAGTGGTGATCCGGGCGCTGCCGCTCGGACAGGTGAGCGCACCGGTGGTGACCGGCCCCGGTGTCCACCTGTTCTGGGTCGAGGAGCACTTCCCGGCAGGCCGTGGCCTCACCGACAAGGACGTCGAGCGCGAGCTCGCTCGCCGGCGCGCCGCGGCGGTCGCCGACAATCGGCGGCAGGCGCTGGCGCGAGCCCCACGGGCAGAGTTGGGACAGCCCGCGAGCGACGGTCTGCCGGCCTATCTCAGGATCGGCGAGACGACGATGCCGGGGGAGCTCGTGCGCGCCGTAGTGGCGAGCGCCGACCCACCGGAGCGGCTTTCGGCCTGGATCGAGAGCGAGCGGCTCTGGCATCTCGCTCGCCTCGAGAGGCGCCTGAGCCTGGAGGAGCAGCGGCGCGGCGACGACGTTGCAGCCGATCTCCGCCTGCGCAGCCGGATCGAGAGAGCGGCCGAGAGCCGGATCGTGGATCCGACCGAAGAAGAGATCGCCGCCCGCTTCTCCGCGAACCCCGCGCGCTACCGGCGACCCGAGCAGATGGCAGTGCGGTTCCTGCGCCTGGCGATTCCACGCGACCGCGACCCGTTCGCGGAGGAGCGTCGGCTGGAGGCCGAGATCGTGGCGTCGCGTGAAACGGGCGGTGGCCTCGAGGCAGTCGCCGCCGCGAGGGCGCTGTCTGCCGCGGCGCTCTCCGTCGTCGACCTGCGTCCGCTGATCGAGGTCGCCGGCGAGCTCGGTCCACAGGTGTTCGAGCAGGTGAAAGACCTCGCGCCGGGTGCGCTCAGCGCGCCGATTCACGACGCTTTCGACTGGGTGGTCGTGGAGGTGACGGCGCGAGAGGCCGCGCGTCCGCTCGCCGCCGCCGAGGCGGCGCCGGAGGTCCGTGCGGCGATCCGCGCCGAGCGCCGTCGGGCGGGGTTGGCGGCGCGAGCGACCGAGCTGCTGGCCGGTTTCGAGCTGACGGACGCGGGACGCCAGTGGGTCGCCGAGGGCGTGAGGTGA